gtttggtttttttcaccATATCTACTCTATTCCACACCATCTCATTTTACCATTAGTTTCTATAGACCCGTAATACCTGGAACTTGCCTGTTCACTACCACTGATAATATTTGCCCATGAGGTCAACAATATTAAgccttttaaaacacaatatggctaatatttaaagtaaataagtTAAACTGTTACCTGAACAGAAGCTTGTGTGAAATGTGCCCATAATGCCTATATGTAATATACTGTTTGCTGGGTTTTGTACTTTGTTTATACTCAAAGGTGTGTCAGAGCAGGAATGTGGTCACTGCTTCACTTCTTTAGTATGAGAATGGATTATTAGCAGAATGTGCTTACGAAAGAGTCTTAGCTTTCATTAGCGTCGGTGTGAGTGGGCAAAGGTGTTCATTAAGTTTTCCATGACTCACTCATTGAGactgttctcctcctctgctgtcatACAACAATACAAAGCATATACAGGTCATTAACAATCAAATAACTGTTCCAGAATGAAACATCCAGGTATCAGACGTCTATACTGGCTGCAGATACTGCTGGTCGTCCTATTGGCAGGTGAGTTCTGATGACAGCTGTGAAgcaacacttcaaaaaaccaTGAACAGGTTAGCAAAGGCAGACAATAGAGCGGAGATGTCTGTCGAGAGTCTATTTATAACTCACACGCCCGACATGCTCGTCATTCAGTCATGTCACACACGCCAATGTGTTGAATTCTTTCTAAATTATACTGTAACCTGATGATCTACTTTGACTGCCATCTCTTTGCTAATCACACAAAACTctacaatgctttttttttcactgtgaaggtggaaaatatgataatattataTCTTCAACTGCCACATGCTGCATACCTGAGCTTCTCAGCCTTTCTAAGCAACAAAATATGTTAAAAGTATGCTTAGATGCTACTAAAAATGCAGAATGACacattacactacactacattttataaatgtattttgtatttctgtctCAAAACAATCTTATTAATTCATATAAATGTCCCTCAGTCCTAAAGAAAAGTACATGGAATTTACTGATAAAAGCCCACAAAAAATCCCAATAAAGCAACAAAGTTTAAGTTTCgagtgtcttttgtttttcgcAGACTgactgtcatttgttttttttattcccatcaGATCAAGCGTCTTGTGTAGAAACCTCGACTGAACCTTCCATCATTGATACCATTCCTATAACAGCTGCTCAGACGTCAGgtaaacttttaaacactgAGATTAGGTCCTAATTATAACCGCTCCAGCCTTTTGACAAACCCAAACTACTGATTTCCATCCTGCTGCTGAAACAATACGTGTTTTAGTGACAGTGGTTACCAGTCTGTTCAATCCAAACTTCGTCTGATCTCACAAAACAATGATGaccaattaatgaatgcatcaaccgattattaatgaatgaatcagcTGATTATTACAACCTCTAGTACAGGTGTCGGTGATGTAGAATACATTGGGAATGTGAGTTATTGGTTTCTGACTGATGAAACGGCTCTTTAACAACACGTTAGTGTTCGTCTTGAGGAGTAAGACTGCCCCTGTGAAAGGGTTCTGGGTTCTGGGATGTAGAATGTGGATACAGGCTACAGATGTTCTGCAGACCTGCAGACCTCAATGCTGTGAACATCAGTTCCCACCAACTTTGgtcttcctttgttttcttttgcagtTTACTACTTCCttgatgtcactgtgtttgtcactgGACAGAAGAAGGACGAGTCAGACATTAAGGCCTGGGTGTGTTTGAAAAACTGGTTATAGTTTCTTATGTCTTAAGTAGCAGATTTATGATGTGCATGTGGGCTGTGATTAAATGTTATGTGCGTCATTTGTACCTCTAGCTTGATCAAGTGTTGCAAAACAAGCTGGGGGATTGTGTGTCTCCAAGAAAGTCAACTACCTCTAAACaaatatcatctgcaaatgAGACAACAGCCGCGACCACAGCTGCAGCAATTACTACGGCAGCAACAACGATCACAGATGGAGCCACTGCAATAACAGAAGCAACAACACCTACAGCAGCACCAACAACGacagcaacaacaacgacaCCACTATCGTCGACCTCTGCAGAAACAACTACAGCAGCAACAACGACTGTAACAGCAAGTACAGCAGCAACGACAACCACAGCAGCAACGGCTACAACAGCAACGACAACAACCCCAGCACCGAAGATTACAGCAGCAACGACCAGAGCAGCAACACTGACCACAGTGCCGACgaccacaacagcaacaactacagcagcaacaacaactaaagCACCGACAACtccagcaacaataacaacatctaCACAAGCAGCAACatcacaaagcagcagcagtagtgatGCAGGATCAACTGAGCGCAGCCTCGTCATCAGAAAGGACACGCCATTAAAGTCACCAATTATGGCTCAATTACACAAAGAGCGGGAAGTTCGTCAAGTCAGTGGCAGTTTGACCGAAACCAGGTATCAGTGACATGATTTtttgaaaagcaaatattttaGTCATTGGAAGCATAAAATTATCTCAAGTCAAAGTTCTGCAACTTGTTTTCTGCACTCagaacatttacatgcacagtttcatTGAGCTCaagccgtagtctgactaagaaaGGCAAATCTGAGGATACATGCggaagagaaaatgacaaaatcagacGGAGCATGGCTCAGCAATACTGcagtctccttctacttccgggtcaaagactgggCAGAATGCAcagaactgaattgaattgaattgaattgaatgccTTTAATGTCATTATAAAGCAGTAGAGGTAAAGGTAAAGTGCACTAGTCTGGGAggtaaatatataaataagaaGAAACTATTTCTGAATGTGTTTGAGACTTAATGCATCTATAGCGCCTTCCTGGGGGCAGCAGATCAAACGGATCAGAGCCAGGGTGGGAGCTGTCCTTACTGATTGCCTTTATTGAGGCAGTGGGAGATGTAGATGTCCATCAGAATAGGAGAGGGCAGCCATCGATCTTTTGAGCTGCCTTCACAACTCTCTGCAGCCTCTCCCTGTCTGCCACGGTGCAGCTGCCGTACTATGCTGTGATGCAGTAGGTCAGCAGGCTCTCAATAGATGAACGGTAGAAGGCCAGCAGCAGGTTGGAATTAAGATTATGCTTCTTGAGGACTCTCAGGAAGTGTAGGAACCAAATGCCAAGGAACCTAAAGGTCTCCACCTGTTCGTTGCTGATGTAAAGGGGGGCTGGGTTGGCACTGTGCTTCCTGAAGTCGATGATGATCTCTCTGGTTTTCTTGGTGTTCAGAGAGAGGTTGTTCTCTGAGCTCCAGGTTGCCAGCTTCAGGACCTCCTCTCTGTAGATGAGTCCGACCACCGTAGTGTCGTCGGCAAATTTGATGATCGTGTTGCTAGTGTGGGCCAGGCTAGTCGTGAGTGTAGAGGCAGTACAGGAGGGGGCTCGGCACACAGCCCTGCGGGGAGCCGATGCTCACTGTGCGGGTGGAGGAGTGGATGGGGCCAAGCCTCACAGCCTGGGGTTGGTTGGTTAGAAAGTCCTTAATCCATGCACAAGTGAGAGGGGGGATGCCAAGAGTGACCAGTTTACCGGTGAGTCTGTCAGGGATTATTGTGTTGAAGGCAGAACTATAATCCACAAAGAGCATCCAGACATAGCTATGTTGCTGCTCCAGGTGGTTCAATGCAGAGTGAAGGGCTATGGCAATGGCGTCCTCTGTGGATCTGTTTGCATGGTATGCAAACTGGTGCGGGTCGAAATCCACAGGGAGATAGTCCTTAATATGCTGAAGAACGAGTCTCTCATGAAGCACTTCATGACTACCGGAGTGAGGGCCACCGGCCGGTAATCGTTCAGGCTGGTGATGGGAAACTTCACCAGGGTGGTATGACTGCGCAGCCTTCTTGACGTTCACTGCTGAAGCACCCGTCTGACGTCGTGCTCTTGTACAGTAAGTGGTGTAGTGCAGGAGGCAGGTGGGGACTGTGGCCGGGCATGGGCAGATGAGAACTGCTGAGATGTTTCAAACCGAGCAAAGAAGCTGTTAAGCTCCTCCGCCAGTATCACACTGCGGTCTGCTGTTGGTGCCTCACAGTCTCTGTAGTTGGTGATATCCTGTATTCCCCGCCATACCTCCCGTGTGTTGTTGCTGGACAGATGGGACTCTATACACAACCTATGGTCCGCTTTAGCTCTCTTAATTCCTCTCCTCAGGTCAGCTCGAGCAGCACTGTACAGTGCTCTGTCCCCTGACCTGAAGGCAGCGTTGCGGGTCCTGAGGAGTGTGTGGACTGGTTAGTCATCCAGGGTTTCTGGTGTGGGAAAACCCAGATGGTTTTGTCCACAGTCACATTCCCCATGCAAAACCGAATATAGTCCAGCACAGTTTGAGTGtgcttctccagctcctggTGTTCAAAGAGATCCCAATCTGTCATATTGAAGCAATCTTGTAGTTTTGAGAGAGCATCTTCAGGCCAGATTTTAACAGTCAGAACGCCCActccgactccagtctgactaagcgtatgcatgcaggagtaatcagactatgaatcgcatggtcaaggtatgttagtctgactaagactagctcgagtTAAGTTGGACTAAGAAAACCGAACAATGGCCTAAACTGGACTTtgaacatgcatgtaaacgctgTGGACAGAAGGAGAAAGTGAGTACTTTAGCAGCCATGCTGTTTAAATGAGACTGAAGAGCTTTGTGTTTCAGAGAAGAAGTTAAAAAGTGATGACACATAAGATTTCAACACTTTTTAGGCACCTCATACTTTTGGTTTACTTTTGCTATGAAATGATTTAGCTGAGtatcagcagcagaagaagcaaaTGACTCAATCATTTTAGTTcactttaaatcaaatttttcaTGAATGTCtcaatttattttttagcaGGCTCAGTGAAACAGCTGGCATATTTCAGGTAAGTGGCATCTACATGCATATTTGGGTCCAAGTGTGTGAATAAAAGCATCACAttcatcaaaatgtgttttaacagGGGTCTGAGGTTTCCTGCGATGTAAAAACAGGAATAAGGTAAAACGTTAACTCTAATTCGCAGCAGTTTCAGCCTCTGTACACTAGTTTTAATAGTTACTGTGTGAAAGGTTTCTTTGTTGTTCACACTCGTTTTACATTTTAGAACGACACAGTGCTCGGTCACACTGCAGCTGAGGCAGAGTTTAGCTCCATGTTGTATCCTCCGGACTCTCTGTGCAGCCAGTAAAACATCCTCTGACATCCATGTGGTGGGAAAAGAAGCAAGTCCAGTTGGTGAGTCCTGAATAAATGT
This genomic stretch from Solea senegalensis isolate Sse05_10M linkage group LG13, IFAPA_SoseM_1, whole genome shotgun sequence harbors:
- the LOC122779741 gene encoding integumentary mucin C.1-like; translation: MLCKKSEELKQAPRICSCGFSWRRRMKHPGIRRLYWLQILLVVLLADQASCVETSTEPSIIDTIPITAAQTSVYYFLDVTVFVTGQKKDESDIKAWLDQVLQNKLGDCVSPRKSTTSKQISSANETTAATTAAAITTAATTITDGATAITEATTPTAAPTTTATTTTPLSSTSAETTTAATTTVTASTAATTTTAATATTATTTTPAPKITAATTRAATLTTVPTTTTATTTAATTTKAPTTPQQQ